The genomic window TGAACTTTATTGCTTGAATTTGTGAGCTCGCCTGTGCTGTGAGctttttgatttcatttgaatGGTCTATCCACccaattgaaaattagttttatcaTATTTCAAATGGCAGGGAGAAAAAGGAGGTTAGAGATATTGCTACTTCAGGAGTTGTTCATGTGGTTAGATCCAACTGGCTTGAAGAGTGTGACCGTCAGAAGAAGGAGATCCCTATTCTTGGTAGACACATGGCATATGATGAACTTATTCCTAAAGGTTTGATATGCAGGACTCGTATTCTAAGCTATCTGTCTTTTGAATAGCAACCTTAAACTACCATCATGCAGAATAACTGCACATTTCATTTGGATGCATgactaatatttgtttggaGATCCCTAGCCTGTTTGtcttgttctaaattttctGGCTGTTTACTTTGCAGCATCTAGTAAAATGAGCACCATTGTTATGGATCAAAATAAAGTTCCAAATGTTCATCCAATCGTGCCATCAAATGTGTCAGAAGGAAATATTCATGTTAGCATTGGAAAGACGTCAATAGCAGtggaaagaattgaagaaaaaagtgaaacaaaagtgaatggagacaggaaaatgaaattatcccAGAAAAGCCAACAATGTGTAGCAAATGGTACAAACAAGAGTTGAGAAAAGATGGGGCGTGATTTCATGGTTTCAAATGGGAAGTCATCATGTGTATTTAAggggaaaatattttgtttttctagttcCTTTCCAGAAGATCGGGTATGTTGTAAAGATTCTTTCCTCTTATTTCAAACAGCATGATTAATGTACACTATGCACTTTAGGTTTTAGATGTATTATTGTGGTAAATagcatccatttttttaaaaaaataacaaagtagAAGCCCTGTATTCAATATCAATTGACTTGAGTAAAGAGTAGTTCATTACTGCTCCAACTCCATGATTTTAAAAGCAAGTCAATGGTGCAGATAGGATTCTAGATCTACTGTTTCTTTAACACTCCGATCCTGTTAAgagaatgatataaaaaaaatggaaaaattacctttttagtccccaattttatagaaataggTTTATTGGtccttgagttttcaaaatgtactcTTTTAATCCTTGAGTGCTTAATGTTATACTGGAGactctcaaaaccaatttttagAAGAAGTTATTCTAccttaaaaatgtataaagtTATATTGGGGACTTtctaaaccaatttttataaacttagaGACTAAAAAGGTGCATGACCAAATGGgtctatttttctaaacctGGAGactaaaaatgtacatttttaaaactcaagaacCAAACACACGTGttcttcaaaaccaaaacttggggagtaattttcctaaaaaatttaagatagtGCCAAATGTCATTTAGCATGTGAAATAATTacgattttcatttttcatttgaggaatatgccttcaaattttttttacattttatttttgaacaCTAACAAACATGCATCAACTTTTGACTTCCATAatcccaaatattttttatgtatattttgagatcatatttgaaattctCCTACTAGAGAGCTGAAATTGTTGAATGGATAAATCAAGGGGGAGGCGAGGTTGTTGAAGATCACATGAAGCAGAAAGTGCACTTCACTGTTGAATGTCATGGTGGGATACCAAGGAGTACAGACGTTCATAGTACTTATGTGTCAAGTCATCGGGTTCGATCATGTTTAGAGGTAAGCGATAATTAATTGTCTTATTTGTGATTTCCGTTTTAGAGCTCTACTATTgggttttgtttgtgtttccCTTTTTGGACATAAAAGTCCACACAAGGTTGAATAgcatattttgtttcatttagcCACTGCAAGTTTGGATTGTGTTTGGGTTGGagctttgaattttgaggGACTTTAGTTTTGTGTTGAGCCACGCTCTTATAATATGAAGGATGGATACTGTTTTTTCCAAAACCAAACGCACATCAGTTTTCTAAGATTACAACAACTGTCCTCCCAGTGTAAAAAAAGGTATCCTCAAACCAACCAAAAGAAGGGGAATATGTGAGCAAGATTTATAGTTAATAAATCATCAAAAGTAAATTAGAGTTGGACTCGAGAACTCTTGCTGATGTATAGGAAAAGCAGACAAGGTATgggaatataaattaaaacagcCTTTAGATGAAAAGGGCTGCTACAACTGATCCTACCTCAAATGGCGGTACCAAAATATAGGACTTGAACCTCAGTCTTCTCCCTCGCCCGTTGTTCTTGGCAATGTTAAAGTATCTCAATTCGTACACATTCATCTCCTTGTTTGAAGCAATAACTCAAAGCCAATCTCTAATGTTGtgtttcttgaaattcttCTTAGCCAAGTATTTAAGATTCCTCTTGGAGAAGTAGCTATTGGAGTTGATgttgatcttgttcttgtcCTGAGTGATAGTGACTGAGTCATCAAGTGTCTCTGCCACCCCAGCTTTGTTGGTCTGATGAGGTGATGGCCGTGATCTTGTCCTCAACTGGCATCACACAATCAAATGGTCACATCcttattttttccctttgggCCACCAGATGCGGCTGGTCGATGACTCATTCTGCTTCTGCTCTGCTACTTGTTTCCCTAACTCTGCATctgtatagaacaattggCATAAATGGTGGATActattaaattggaaaatggaGATTCAATCAGTTCTATCATTTTGACCTTTTGATGTTTAGGGGAAGGTGGTAACATAAATTTACCTTCTCAGACTATCCATTAAGGTTGgtctgaaaagaaaagggtggTCTATCTTGGAAAACATATTTggttgttctcttttttcttcactctgTCTACATTTTGGAAATATGAGTGCTATCATTGTGTGAGAGGTTTCtttattgacaaaattaattggagTTCAACATTTGAAGAAGTCTTTCTATGACTGTCCCTTGAACTCCAAAGGTTTGCACTCCATCCCTGTGCCAAACAAATAGATgcttcttatatatttttctctggAATTGAGAAAGTATTGATGCACACTTCTGTTAAATGCGTTAAATTACGGCTTTGAAGCCAATTTTGAATGGATAGCTGGCGTAGAAACTGCcattattgatgaaatttgatactactgatgatttttaattttaattttatattattattaatttcgtAGCCTAATTATGTTCAATATCTTAAACtgatatttgaaatgagaattgaatttttatcttgtttttatttgtttactgactatttcaaataaactcgTTATGAAGGATGGATGTTTGTGGGATACCAATGGGCACATTTTCTATTCTCCTCTTCCTTGCTGTGTCCCTTTGCCTGGATTTGAAAACATACGGTTTTGTGTTTCACAATATGATGACAAAGACAGAGTATTGTTAAGAAATCTGTGTTTTGTACTTGGGGCCAAGTTTGTGGAGAAGCTGACAAAGAAGGTAACCCATCTAATATGCAAGTTCACCGATGGGACAAATTATGAGGCTGCTTGTAAATGGGGGAAACAATGCATTACAGCTGAATGGATATATGAGTGTGTCAGCCAGGTACCTTTGcgattttgttgcttttcaattatatatgttcacGTACATGCATATCCTGGTAGAATTCTAGACCCATTGGTGTATCCTTCTATTAggattgatgttttttatgtttaaacttttggtttCCTTTGCATTTGGTTTAATCCTTAATCGTACCAGATTTTCCCGCCAGACTGTTCGCTTGTTGGTCAAGACCATTCAGAAACTTCTCCAATTGGTGCTTTATCTAACCAGTGGtcaaaaaggtaatttttgcCGTTGTCTCCTTGATCTTCTTATGGAAAGACCATGCTGAATTGAAGTGTTTAACAAGAACGGTCGCTGCCTGGAAATATAGTGAGACCATTCAACGAAGTCGTTATGAAAGAGTTTATTTTCACtataagagaaatatttttttttatattcttttagtcTCTACTGATGAATTGCTTCCTagaacaatataatttataatttctttcaaaataggTTCGTTTGAGTAATAGTGTTAAttataaaactcaaatcaCACCGTTTGCAATGCTTGAAAACCAGTATTCACAAATAAATGCTATCCTTGAGCATTAACTTTTTTCATGGGacatttgcaaaaatggtaaaacaagttataactttattatttgtgaaaatgatcaaataaagTCCAGCCCACCCATATAAAAGCCtggatttgattatttttgctatattttcaaaatcacaaaccttaaagacatttttacaaaatacctAAACTAATTTGCCACCCAATatagttttcctttttcattttagaaaaaccagGTTTGGAAATAAAGGCAGTAggttatttctttaaaaactagCCATTAAATATCCCTGTATTCTAAGTGGATCTTAGCATAATGCAAGCTTTAGTGTTTTTTCGAGAAAGACTATTATGTTCaaacacaattcaattttGCCTTTGTAACTTGGTTTTTGAGACCTTTGTGTCTTGTATTTTCTCAGAgctgaaagaaaagaagatgtcGGCAATTCTACTACTGAAGATGGGACTGTGGGCATATGTGATGGCTTTAGTGAAACACAAACAGAGTCTCAGGTGtgtgctatgcaatccagAAGGGGGAATGCAACTATACCCAACTCACAGGTTGATGACGGTGAATGGGAGCTGTATCCACAAGTAACTGCTCTATGCATTGGAAATGCTAAATACTTTGGCGTGGTATGAAAATTGTGCAAATGCCGATCCTTCCAACAGGAGTCTAGAGGTATAATTCGTTTCTGTGGGATTTTATTTGatcactttttccttccttgtCTTCTTAACTATGTGATGCTTTTCTTTGCAGGTAGTAATTCTTCAGGATTTCAAGTGGTATGACTTTATTCTGAATTTACACAAAATATACAATGGGACATATTTGACGGTGAAAAACGTAACATCAAGAAGGTTAGTCAtctctttaaaaattataatgtgcctagattttccattttgtatttcaatttttctctctccaacGGTCTGTTTTATGTTCGAGACTTGTGGAAGCAGAGGTGAAGAAACTATAATTGAACTGGATTTGCATGGAGCATTGTGATTTTCATTTCTGTCAAGTTTTTGCTTGAGAAAAACTTACACTCAAACTTATATGGAGATGCTTTATTTACCTAGCAGAGAAGCCCtaagaaaagtaatattgtTAAACCTTCTTACTTCTGGCATTCTGATGTATCctcaaccaaaattagaaagttatatgattatccttttttccttgttaAATCTTTGTCAACGTTGATGAACTCAATTAATCGATATCAATGTAACTCATCCATGGTTGAACATATGATTGAGCATGATTTCACATTTCAGCTCCACCTCATTAAAATTCATTGTTTGGCAATGATGCCCTTTTCTCAATCAAAACTTCCTATTTCTGCTTCTGAGCTTGTTCGTCTGCAATGCAACTATCATcagtttattgttttgttgttcAAGCAGCGTTCGTTTGATCGAAGTGGAAGAAGTTTCTTGCAGCGGCAGCATATATGTTCAATCTGATGGGGAACACTTGGGGTTTCTCCAAGGAAATTCCATATTCTACCAGCTGCCATTGAAATGATATGCTGAACATGAGCTCCCTTTTGcggagagagaaaaacaataaGCAAAAGTTTCGTAGCCGTAGGACCCTTTTTTTCTAACGTGGACTCCTCTCTCAAATTAGAGTAGACAAAGTAAgttgttattttacttttttttgtatcgAAACCTTCTTTATACAAAAGTTTCATACTTTCATCCATGgccaaattagaaaataatgttCACAATTTCTTGTCttgttaaatgaaatttcacattttttgaaaattttggattataattatttgaaaaaacaaatttttttttgctaactttactgaaaattttgttgctTTACGGGTTACCCTTTTAGTTAACGGTTCTTattagacaatttttttacctaagtttttctctttgaaatttgattttttttagtctaattttttttaaaaaaatatttgttttagttctaatttttttttttttttttgcgtttTAAATGGGCTTtatgacaaataattcaaatgtttcttaaatggccttttcttctctaactccTTTCTACTTTTTCCCTCCTccccccttctctctctctcatttcaaatttcttcccccacttcttctctaacggGCTTTATGAAAATAAGCTTGGCTTGTCTTAGATATACGAGAGATAAAGTAatgtttttaactaaaaatgcCTTAAACCATCAATGGTCTCAACTCCTCCCAAGACCTCTCAAAACCCTTACTCTCTTCTGGTCACAtgttccattaaaaaaaaatctagtgAGATATTTCACAACCTTGATCACATAAGACTACAATCGCTATTTCAAACCAAACTAACTCTAAAGGGCTCGACAAAAGTTGGAAATCAAGGTAGCAAACTGCCATCTCTAAAGGATGCGATGTGATCTAATTCCTTAAATGCTCCCGTGCTATAAATGCATGGGTGCAGTCCAAACACAAAGGAAGATTGTCcctatatataatcattttttataggAAGCATATCTGATATAATCTATAATGTTAACTCCCTAACGCAAAGTCCTTGCTTCTAATTATGCCACTCTAGAAACTTGACATTCTTGGAAGTTTCTTCGTTTACCGTGAAGTGGAGTTGATAGTAATAATATTGATGGTGTTGGTTGTGTAGAAACCAACCTAAACTGTAACGAACGAAACCACCTCAAAGTCATGAATCATGGATGTTGGAATTTAATCAGTTGCTTTCCTTGTTATTAGTACAACTTCCCATGCTAATAAACCTTTTTGGTTGTTTGGATGTGATAAATTGCAGTTTTAAGTATCAAACTCCCCATGAGTGTCGAGCATTATGAACTAGCTAGTGCAACAATCTTGATGACATCAATATTAGATCAAagttctctctctatatatttttctttctatgtttTGATCTGAATTTTGAAGTATGTAGTATGTGTTGGCTGAGGATTCTAGAACTAacagatttctttttctttttctaggtGCTGTTTATGGTATGAGGCCATTAGATTTAAGGTAATACTATCTCCCATAAATTCAACCATGGCTCTCTAACTCTGTTATGACAATCTAAAGTTTCTCATCAAATTATCATGAATAGTTAATCTTTT from Cucumis sativus cultivar 9930 unplaced genomic scaffold, Cucumber_9930_V3 scaffold31, whole genome shotgun sequence includes these protein-coding regions:
- the LOC116401640 gene encoding DNA topoisomerase 2-binding protein 1-A-like isoform X1 yields the protein MGRDFMVSNGKSSCVFKGKIFCFSSSFPEDRRAEIVEWINQGGGEVVEDHMKQKVHFTVECHGGIPRSTDVHSTYVSSHRVRSCLEDGCLWDTNGHIFYSPLPCCVPLPGFENIRFCVSQYDDKDRVLLRNLCFVLGAKFVEKLTKKVTHLICKFTDGTNYEAACKWGKQCITAEWIYECVSQIFPPDCSLVGQDHSETSPIGALSNQWSKRAERKEDVGNSTTEDGTVGICDGFSETQTESQVDDGEWELYPQVTALCIGNAKYFGVV
- the LOC116401640 gene encoding DNA topoisomerase 2-binding protein 1-A-like isoform X2 — translated: MGRDFMVSNGKSSCVFKGKIFCFSSSFPEDRRAEIVEWINQGGGEVVEDHMKQKVHFTVECHGGIPRSTDVHSTYVSSHRVRSCLEDGCLWDTNGHIFYSPLPCCVPLPGFENIRFCVSQYDDKDRVLLRNLCFVLGAKFVEKLTKKVTHLICKFTDGTNYEAACKWGKQCITAEWIYECVSQTVRLLVKTIQKLLQLVLYLTSGQKGIFSELKEKKMSAILLLKMGLWAYVMALVKHKQSLRLMTVNGSCIHK
- the LOC116401640 gene encoding DNA topoisomerase 2-binding protein 1-A-like isoform X3 — encoded protein: MGRDFMVSNGKSSCVFKGKIFCFSSSFPEDRRAEIVEWINQGGGEVVEDHMKQKVHFTVECHGGIPRSTDVHSTYVSSHRVRSCLEDGCLWDTNGHIFYSPLPCCVPLPGFENIRFCVSQYDDKDRVLLRNLCFVLGAKFVEKLTKKVTHLICKFTDGTNYEAACKWGKQCITAEWIYECVSQTVRLLVKTIQKLLQLVLYLTSGQKELKEKKMSAILLLKMGLWAYVMALVKHKQSLRLMTVNGSCIHK